The following nucleotide sequence is from Coffea eugenioides isolate CCC68of chromosome 10, Ceug_1.0, whole genome shotgun sequence.
aaaggaaggaagaaaataaataaaaccccaTTGATATGGAGCGAGTATATAAGGttaacaagaaaacaaagaaagccCCACTAATTGACTGATTCAAAATCCACAAATTTGCCATCTTTTCTTTGCATTTCGGAAAGTTACTCGATGCCGAATACAATTAGTCAAAGAGAGAGAACAAAATAATGTACAAGTGGCCCCTGTTAACCATTAATGTCTAGGCAGCTTCCCGACCCTAAGAGGGTTGACCGACTGAGCTTCGTTCCTCAGTTCTTCTCCCTTCTGCCTTCCTCTTCTGGACGGTTCTGATTAGATCATCTTCGTGGTGGGGGCCGGGGGGCCAAAACTTCTCCGCTCCGTGGAATGGTGCCAATCAACCGATTGACGGTTGAGATTAAGATGATTCAAGAACTAGAGCTCCTGGTGCCTCCGTAGCAGAATGTGAGTGATTATGCTCCCCTTCATATGTAACTATGAGCATAGTCGGATCATCCAACGCCCGCTCCACATGCTTACGGGCCGGGCACCCTCTTAAGCTGCTACACTTGTAATATCCCctgaaaattgaaattgaatccCAGATAAATCAGTGAGTAGACCGGGTCAAGTCAACTTTGaacattggaaaaaaaaaaaaaagagagagagagagagagagagagagaggaagaagcTGCCAAATGACCGGAAAACCCTTGGGATAAGTTCTAGAAAGTCAAAGTCTTTGATGGCTTTCGGTACTTTTCAAATAAATAACAGGGTCATAATTGTACGTTCACGCGTCAACGAGTGAACTAGTGAGTCAACTCACTCACCTAGGATGAGGAGATCCCTTGATGGGCTTTTGACCATACTTTCTCCAGGAGTAATCATCCGGTGGAATATCGGCCATTTTCATGCTTATAGCTGGCACTCTAACCACTCTTTTCACCCTTGATTTCCTAAATCAAATCAAGATCAAACTCTAATCAATCAAATGACTCCAATAAAGTCTTAAAAATGAATTCAAGAAAATTGAACTAGTAGAAAGGATCCAGCATCAATATTGGCAGTAATAATTGCTAACACCACTCCAATTTGACTTGTTCCTTTTCCCTCTTATTTTTTGCCTGGGGTCAAGAGTATGGTACCTTTTCTTAGGACAATGGCATCGACCACCTGAGGAAGCAGCGCCACCGCCACCGCACTTCACAGCGGAATCATCCATGGAGCTACACTTCCTCTTTAACGACGACGTGGAGAGCGGGGGCTTACCGGCGGACGATACATGAGAAGAAAGATTGGTAATCTGAAACCCAGAGGACATAGACGGCTGCATGCTCTCCGTATCCCCGGTCAACGACGACATAAATGAATTTACAGGCGATGCAGCCGCAAAATTTATGGTGGTGGAGGACTCCTTCCTCTCAATATTCACGTTCTTCATTAACTGGTGGTGGTTGTGCGGCAGCGGCGGCAACCCTTGAATGGGCGTCGGACAATAAATCCTTGAACTAGATTTCACCTTCTCCTTATCATCATCCTCTTGAAACAAATTATTCGCGGGTTGACTTGTTGCTGCAGGGTTACTCTGGGGTGGCTGTCTTTGCGGTTGCGGCTGCTCCGGTTGTTGGGTCGGCGGCAGCGGCGGTGCCGGTTGAGGGGGATTAGTAACCGGGCCGCGGCGAAACCGGGCGTGGCCGGTTCTGGTGCGGTCGAGAAGGGAtatgaatttcttgaacttaTTGACAGCGGCATCGGCCACAGCTTGATAATCGGACGATTGTTTTGAAGAAGGATCTTGATAGATTTGAGAGGGTTGAGATTGGGATTGGGATAGCAGCCTGATGAGCTTCTCAACGCTCTGAAGTCCAGCAGTCGCGGCTTCCTGAACGGCGCTTTCTTCCATTTTGGAAGCAAAAGTATCGTTTCTGAATCCTGTCATCAACTCCACAGCCATCTCCAGGCCCTAAACCATCCACTACAAGGAAGAAATGGGGTTGAAAGTTGAAAGAGAGAGGCCAAGAAGATGATGGTAAAAGGGAGAGATAAAAGGGAGAGTTAAGGGGGCTGATGGGGTTGAGAAATGAGGCACAAGGTGAGGGGCGGAAGGATTTGTATAGGAGGGACGGGGACCGGGGGGATGGAGAGTCAAACTTATGATgctctttttctctctcctgTCTGTCGCTTCTGACCAGCTTCCCGTCAAAGGCTAGAACCAGTATGGTGGGCCCACGTGGTATTTACTTTCTTTATTTCCGTTTGTCTGCTTTTGAGAAAGAGTGTGAAAGAGCATTGACTCCATCGCTTGTTTTTCCTTCTTTAGGGGGTGGGGGGGTTAAGGGGTGAACCGGTGGAGGAGAGAAATCAGAAATGTGTGGAGTTGATGAGAATGAGGGGGTGCAGAAGGTCAAAAGGCAGGAATGAGCCGTTGGATTAAATGGGGGTTGGGGAATCAATCAATTGAAATCGGGGAAGTACGCGGGGTCTTCTGGTGTTTAACTGTGGTTAGGTTGGTGCCAGTGAGGTAGAGTTGACTTTTACCAGCTTTTGATGCAAAAGTCTATCCGCATCTGGGAGAGTTGGGGCTTTCCGGGACCCACATTGCATCGGCTTTTACCGGACACCGGATGTCTCCTTGgttaattttttccattttttttttctttaaaatttttgtgAGGTGCTTGCCCTTGGAAAGTGTCAAAGGGAATATAAGAAGAGATCTCTTTCCAGCTTCggattcttttctttctttgtgcTACTAGATTAGTAGTTTTGTACAGCTATCATTAGTTTTGGATGGGAGGAAGATAATATATGGAATATCATGGATGACTTGATCTGCCTAATGgaaatcttaatcagatttcACCACACCACAGGATGAGGATGAGATCCAACTTGCAGCCGTAGATATGTAGGATATGACGAATATTTGGTAGGATTTGAAgatggtcaattgaattgatggGATCCTGTGGCTAATCAATCGTTTTTCAAGACTCACTCACAAACATGTGGTCTGGTTTGGCCCCTTATTAGCTCCACACTTTTATTAATTGCCATCAATTGACTTTTTGCAtacctagttttttttttttttttgttgaataaaTTGTAGACTGGTTACATATTTTAAGTGCGCTCTTGTTACATAATTCAATGTGCTATATACTATATACTATAAGGACGTTGACTTTGTAATGTGgtagaaaaataagaaaagttgtaagctaaaaaggaaaaaaaaaatctaatataCAGAATAAAGGAAACTTTCGAGTAAGAATAACTCTAACCAGttttaaataaaacaaaatcaaTTGAGATACAGTCGATTTTGTGTCAATTAATTTAATGGTTCTAACGACCCTAGCGGTCCTAGTGTAAATAAATGATCAATTGATGGGATCCTGAGGTTACCATTTACCAAGACATACAAACATGTAGTTTGAttggcacttttttttttttttttttttagctttggTTTGACAACTTTTACAAATCAGGTTgcacaaatctttttttttttcttatgctGTTAATTGCTATCAATTGACTTTTTTTCAGGGATCCTATTATATTTTGGATAAATTGCTGAGCGGTTTCATATTTTAAGAATGATGCAATGTAAGTGCATTACATAGGACGTTGACTTTGTAAATTAGTGTAGTAAAACAAGAAAAGGTGTAGTTTATAGAATTCTACGGTGCAGAACATAAGAAAATTAGTCAAAGTAAAAATAACCGTAACCAACTTTGAATGAGTCGATTATGAGGGAGCCAACTTCGTGTATGATCATATTTCTAAATTCAGTTGGTACATTTTGATGGCTCGGAATAGGATGACCATAGCAGCAAGTGAATAATTATACTCGACTTCAaagttggagaaaaaaaaaattcaaagcaaaTATGTTCCAAAATTCAAGTTATGTTCCTTACGTATATGCTTCGGCCTCATGCATTCTTCTGGTTCCAAAATTCCTTGTGCATATTTGGTCTATTCATTCATTGGTTTCCTATAAATCTTTTCAGCTCCTGCAATAAATAAATGCATTATAAAAAAGATCAGGAAAAAGTAGTGTAAGATGGCTCATCAAGGCATACATGCAGGATCATGAACCTCTCATACTCTTGTTCATCATGGGGAGCATTGACTTCCTTCCTTCTTTTGAGCAATTTTCTATTTTGCTGCCTTAACGATGAAGAAATGAAATGAGAAACCAATGCGGCTGGCTGCTAGTGGACTGGTGGTGTGTTTTGGAAGTAAATAGATTATGTAAATTCCTTCCCGTGCCTGAGGAAAACATAAAAGCGAGCGCTAGTCCATCCCGAAATTCTTTCCTTCCCACTGGCATCTATCATGTCTCGTCGTTGACTATGCGTCAACAAGAAATTTCGCGAGAACTATACCTCCATTTTCCTTTGTCTTGAAGCTCCGAATATTCCAAAATGCTACCTCTTCAATGCAAATGCTAACTTAATTATCAGCAATTGGCAAATGAGTGTATTTAGCGCGGTACAATTAGTGCCAGAACTAGGATCCTGTGGTGAGGGGACCTAACGGTCATTTTTAAGATAGATCATGCTGTTAATTTTATATAAGAAAcatattatttattttgatttaaaaatgtTAGATTCATGAGTAAAGGGTTATGTCTCACATTGATCcgagagatggagaaagagcGGTTAATACGTAAGTAAGGGCTCAAGACCTAATAACTTAAgtttttgggttagagttaAGTTCTTAACTTATATATTGGGCTCTTTGGTGGACTCTCTCGAGGTGTTTCTCCTTAACAAAAAATccaaatcattttttttcatcaaaGTGTCGTTAATATTTAATTTGGAATAGATTCAAGATTTTTGTTAGGGgcaaacaataaataaaaaaaaattcttaaatttaAGAGGGGCAATATAGCTAAATGAGGGAAATTTATGAAATTCAAAAAGTACAAATATGGCATAAATttaaacattttaaaaaatttcaagatgattgtataattttatcaaatttgaTGAGGGCAATTGTCCATCCTCGATCGCATGCGTACACTTTAGATGTTGCAAGACAAAAAGCAATTGTCATTGCAACTTGCAGTGTTAAAAAATGTTAAAGAGTGTTTGTCAACTCTTAAGTTGCGTTAATTCTTTAACAAAGGGATACATAGTGATAGTGGACGTTTCGTCATTTCCCTTTTATTCTTTGTTGAGGTTGACTTTGTGGTGTCCATGGCTTTATGCTCCATTTGCACGGCTAATTACCTTTTTTTAATGCTTGATTCCTAGTCAATCACACATAAAGTACTCCATCGGAAAGCTTTTCCATTAGTATACCACGCTTCAACTACTGGGTTTCCATTAGTATGTCTTGAATTAGGTCTTAAAGATATAACCTATGTCCTCCACTAAACcagattgaaaagaaaaaaacaaaaaaaaattatttagttGGCCTCCAACTACTAAACAATACATACGTTCCAGGTTTTAAAAGTGTCAAACGCTCGAATATCCATAGGTTAGTCGTTTAGTAATGAGTTTATTAATTAACTTTGATATTTACTTGAATATTTTACATTATTTGGAAGGTTGCTTGTAATCTTCTGTTTGAGGTTTTCACTTGAACGCCCTTTAGCAAAAGTTTCTTCTTAATTTCCTATTGGAACCCTATTATGAATTGACAAGAAAACGTCTCAGGCAACTAAACTTTTGATAAGCTCTCGCGGGTAGTCCGACCGACTGATTCCGTAGTCTGGTAGTGATCAGCAGGTCTCATGGTCGACTCTCGTATGATCTCTCACCATGTATCTTTGGGACAAAACTCTACACAACTTTAAGGGATTAGTCTAATCAAAAAACTGGAATACccctaaattttaaaaaaaaacctaaacTCTTGATAAATTTTCGGTAGGTAATTTACTCGTAATGATTTTGGCTATTGTCCTGCGTCACAGACTTCTTGGAGGTGTACATTTGGTATGCATACTAGTTAAAAAATCTTTAACTGCTGGTTCCACAACCCATACCGGTATTGACAATAATAATTACCACTACAAATGTGGAAATTACAATAAGTTATAGACAGTTTTTTGCGTGTAATCCATTTTTCACTCTATTATCCGTATAGTACATTGAAGCCTGAAGCCAAGAGCtgcattttttattattattttttttttttttgtgtttggttTGATGTGGACAAAAATACTCCAAAAATGGATCCAGTTATCAAATTCTGTTTATTCACGGACTTGgaattcttcttttcttgagaTCCACTCAAGCCTCAAATCAGCCGTGGACTACACAAATGCCTCAACCTGCAATAGCTATACTTGTCCAGCGACCATAAGCCCACGTCTGGGTCTTTACCAATATAACCAGGCTTAATGCATGCTGACAATTCTCGTGTCTTGAACACTTCGTTGGATTTTGATACCGGAGATTCATTCGTGTAGaagatctctctctctctctctctctcttgtaagGTAGAGTTTGAATGAGTCAAGTTCCATTAGAACATGTTTTCGATTCTTAGATCACttataaaaatttttacatATCCCCTGTAACACGATCTTTATTATAATAGTGAAATTTGAACATATGatct
It contains:
- the LOC113750159 gene encoding probable WRKY transcription factor 7, whose amino-acid sequence is MAVELMTGFRNDTFASKMEESAVQEAATAGLQSVEKLIRLLSQSQSQPSQIYQDPSSKQSSDYQAVADAAVNKFKKFISLLDRTRTGHARFRRGPVTNPPQPAPPLPPTQQPEQPQPQRQPPQSNPAATSQPANNLFQEDDDKEKVKSSSRIYCPTPIQGLPPLPHNHHQLMKNVNIERKESSTTINFAAASPVNSFMSSLTGDTESMQPSMSSGFQITNLSSHVSSAGKPPLSTSSLKRKCSSMDDSAVKCGGGGAASSGGRCHCPKKRKSRVKRVVRVPAISMKMADIPPDDYSWRKYGQKPIKGSPHPRGYYKCSSLRGCPARKHVERALDDPTMLIVTYEGEHNHSHSATEAPGALVLESS